The Penaeus vannamei isolate JL-2024 chromosome 39, ASM4276789v1, whole genome shotgun sequence genome window below encodes:
- the LOC113820209 gene encoding uncharacterized protein, translated as MDGDAEWVGVDFEFGRPGNAGPTTTSRPRPRPRPSVPRLPPVGPATEPPHDANDVAPATPTGGFNAAALAGAVGGVLGVVLLLLVVYMFVLRRKLSKAKVARGDSEYRLRVEDVAHLTHLDETSNTYVNTTDLQKLVSSVRAKKKAEEKLPLPPRLQPQAPPLVRQPTSPPASDRSSASSAAQADNDAFRGDVDVVTLRPPMPLPHPKPDILQGVLPPRTGALSPEPVSEIIYSNLHQPSQPTPQPTPQPTPQSPVAKAARIEPPKIAPPPPPAKKPKREAAVTVSPAVVAVGGPEETDAPVSPTVIARPAPPPPVARPAAPAGSPPTNTKDRSAVQKPTPPVAPKPQKAASSDAPTPTKTPPPKPALPKAAKPGVLSKGRGLPPLKMALLHSDSRSSIDSCATPDTSVLELTPDADEGRSTASISAKIAFLEGKMKSPATAPRGMPAKT; from the exons AATTCGGCCGGCCGGGAAACGCTGGGCCGACCAccacctcacgcccacgccctcgcccacgcccGTCGGTCCCCCGCCTGCCGCCCGTGGGACCCGCCACAGAGCCGCCCCACGATGCCAACGACGTCGCCCCCGCCACGCCCACGGGAGGGTTCAATGCCGCAGCGCTGGCCGGGGCTGTGGGCGGGGTGCTGGGCGTCGTCCTTCTGCTGTTGGTCGTCTACATGTTCGTGCTGAGGAGGAAGCTTAGCAAG GCGAAGGTGGCGCGCGGCGACTCCGAGTACCGGCTGCGCGTGGAGGACGTGGCCCACCTCACGCACCTGGACGAGACGAGCAACACCTACGTGAACACGACCGACCTGCAGAAGCTGGTGTCGTCGGTGCGCGccaagaagaaggcggaggagaagctGCCGCTGCCGCCGCGCCTTCAGCCGCAGGCGCCGCCGCTGGTGCGGCAGCCGACGTCGCCGCCCGCCAGCGACCGCTCCTCGGCGTCGTCCGCGGCCCAGGCGGACAACGACGCCTTCAGGGGCGACGTGGACGTGGTCACCCTGCGGCCGCCCATGCCGCTGCCGCACCCCAAGCCGGACATCCTGCAGGGCGTCCTCCCGCCCAGGACGGGCGCCCTCAGCCCGGAGCCCGTGTCGGAGATCATCTACTCGAACCTCCACCAGCCCTCGCAGCCGACGCCGCAGCCGACGCCGCAGCCGACGCCGCAGTCGCCGGTCGCGAAGGCCGCCCGGATCGAGCCGCCCAAGATcgcgcccccgccgcccccggcGAAGAAGCCGAAGAGGGAGGCGGCCGTGACGGTGTCcccggcggtggtggcggtgggcgGGCCGGAGGAGACGGACGCCCCGGTGTCTCCCACGGTGATCGCCCGGCCGGCGCCGCCCCCGCCCGTGGCCAGGCCGGCGGCGCCCGCGGGCTCCCCGCCCACCAACACCAAGGATCGAAGCGCCGTCCAGAAGCCGACACCCCCCGTGGCGCCCAAGCCCCAGAAGGCCGCCTCCTCAGACGCCCCGACGCCCACGAAGACGCCGCCGCCCAAGCCCGCCCTCCCGAAGGCCGCGAAGCCCGGCGTGCTAAGCAAGGGGCGCGGCCTCCCGCCCCTCAAGATGGCGCTGCTCCACTCCGACAGCAGGAGCTCCATCGACAGCTGCGCCACGCCCGACACCAGCGTGCTCGAACTCACGCCCGACGCGGACGAGGGGCGGAGCACGGCGTCCATCAGCGCCAAGATCGCCTTCCTGGAGGGCAAGATGAAGAGCCCCGCGACGGCGCCCAGGGGGATGCCGGCCAAGACCTGA